TTGGCAAAAAACAGATTGGTGCGAATACGATGTGCTTGCCCATCAGCGTCCAGTGCGATGGAACGTTCAATCGTCACCCCCATTTCATCGCACATGACAATGAAATCCTTGATCGTACAAAAATGCATATTGGGCGAATTGTACCATTGATAAGGCAGGGTCTCATTGACCGGCATACGACCATTGAAAAACAGATAACTGCGCACCCGCCAATGCCCAAAATTCGGGAAAGAGACAATGGCCCGTTTGCCCAGGCGCAACAGGTCTTTCACAATCTGGTCCGGGTGATGGGTGGCTTGTAACGTCTGGCTTAAGATAACAAAATGAAAGGCATCATCCGGGTAATAGCCCAAATCTTCTTCCGCATCCCCTTGCACTACAGACAGGCCGCGTTCCACACAACGGTTGACCCCTTCCTGTGAAATTTCAAGTCCACGGCCACGTACGTCTTTTTCAGTCACCAGATAATCCAGCAACTGCCCATCGGCACAGCCGACATCCAAAACACGGCTTCCTGGTTCAATCAGATCAGCGATAACTTGGAGGTCCACACGGATGGCTTTTGCACTATTCATGAGCTTAACCCCCGCCTGCGTGCAGCCCCTTCCAAAAAGCCGTTGAGCACCCGTTCAAAGTCTGGCTCATCCAGCAAGAAAGCATCATGGCCCTTGTCCGATACCACATCCACATACGACACATTGGCTCCAGCCCCGGTCAGGCCACGTACAATGACGCGACTGTCTTCTGGCAGATAATGCCAATCTGAAGAAAAGGACACCACACAAAAACGGATTTCCGTCTCTTTGAAAACTTCTGCCAGCTTGCCTTTGCCATGGGTGGTCGCCAAATCGAAATAATCCATGGCACGAGTAACATACAGATACGAATTGGCATCAAAACGTTCCACAAAACTGGTTCCTTGATGACGCAAATAACTTTCAATTTGAAAATCGGCTTCAAACCCAAAGGTCACGGCGTCTCGATCTTGCAAGCGACGCCCAAACTTTTGTGTCAGAGCCGTTTCCGACATATAGGTAATATGTGCTGCCATGCGCGCAACAGACAAACCTGCTCGTGGTTTTTGACCTTCTTGAAGATATCGTCCCCCACACCATTGCGGGTCAGCCATAATCGCTTGGCGTCCCACTTCATAAAAGGCAATATTCTGCGCACTATGGGTTGCAGCGGTCGCAATTGGTACGCAGGAAAAAACCCGCTCAGGATAAGCAGCGGCCCATTCCAGCGCCTGCATGCCGCCCATGGACCCACCGATCACGCTAAACAGATTTTCAATGCCCAAATGATCCAGAAGCAAGACTTGGGCACGCACAATATCTCCAATCGTAATGACGGGGAAATCCACGCCCCAGGGCGCACCTGTTTCCGGGTTAATTGCCGCCGGGCCAATGGTGCCCATACATCCGCCCAACACATTAGAACAAATGATAAAATATTTGTCCGTATCAATCGGTTTGCCGGGGCCAACCATCGTCGTCCACCAGCCGGGCTTGCCTGTCACCGGATTGATATCAGCCACAAACTGATCCCCGGTCAGGGCATGAGCAACCAAAATGGCATTGGATTTATCGTCATTTAAAGTCCCATAGGTCTGATAAGCCATGGGAAAATCAGACAAATCCACGCCACAGTCCAGACGCAACGGCTCATCTGTTCCCAAAATCGCACGTTGCGTCGGGAAATCATCGCCATAAGGGTTGGCGTTTATGGGCGTCTTATTACTCATGGATGATATATGACATAAATATCCTTTAAGAAGTGTTAGCTATTCCTTCAAATGCCATACTGTCAATGTTTTCTTTGCCTTTCGCCCCCTTTCGGATTATTCCTATGGGAAATGTGCAACCTTGCAAAAGACCGATTAAGAAAATGTCAGAAAACAAACTTGCTCAATTACGCCAAGAGATCGACCGCATTGATGATGCCGTTCACGATCTGCTGATGGAACGCGCCCAGGTGGTTGAAGAAGTCCGCGCGGCCAAAGGTGCCGAAGGGATCAAATTGCGTCCAGGCCGTGAAGCCGAAGTGCTCCGTCGCCTGATTTCACGCCATGAAGGGCCGTTTCCCAAAGGGGCACTGGTACGCATCTGGCGCGAAGTCATGTCGGCCTATCTTAAAATGCAAGGGCATTTGGCAATGGCTGTTTATATGCCCGAAGCCGGGGCGGCGTACTGGGATTTGGCCCGCGACCAATATGGCTCCCAAACGCCCATGACATCCCATGCATCCGTGCGCGGGGTGATTGGGGCGGTCCAAAGTGGAGACGCCGCCATTGGTGTTTTACCCATTGCCTCCATTGACGATTCGGACCCGTGGTGGCGCCATATTTATTCCAACGCACAAAACACACCGCAAATTGTCTCGCGTCTGCCAGTGGCCTCAACAGAAAAAGTGCGCGGCACCTATCAGGAAGCCCTGATCATTGGCCTGCCAACAGATGACCATACGGATCATGAACGCTATTATACCGCCATTGAATTTGATCAGGAGGTCAGCCCACGGATCATCCTGTCCCATTTCCATGAAACTGATCTGAATGTTACAATTCAGGGCCAATGGATGGATACAGACATGCGCGACCAATGGCTGGTTCTGGTTGAAGCCGATCAGGTTCTGGACATGGACCAAGAGATTGTAAAAAGCTTTATAGATAAAATAGATGCCAATGTCAGAGGCATGAAAAAACTTGGGGGCTATGCCGTTCCCTTCAGCGCTGACGAACTGGCATAAAAGAAGAACTGGAAAATAAAATGGCGACTTTAACACCTCGTCCCGGCCTGATGGACATTACCCCTTACAAAGGGGGAGAATCTGCCCTTAAAGGGGTCTCACGCGTGATCAAGCTTTCTTCCAATGAAGGCCCCTTTGGCACAGCGCCCAGTGCGGTTGAAGCCATTAAAAAGACTGCCGACCAACAGCACCGTTACCCTGATGGCGGGGCAACCACATTGCGCGCTAAACTGGCGCAAAAGTACAACATCAATGCCGACAATATCGTCTGCGGGGCCGGGTCTGATGAAATTCTTGGCCTGCTGTGTCGCGCCTATGCTGGACCGGGTGATGAAGTCCTTTATTCCGACCACGGTTTTTTGATGTACCCTATTGCCGCCAAAGCAGCAGGGGCAACCCCTGTCACGGCCATGGAAACCAACCTGACCACGGATGTGGATGCCATGTTGGCAGCAGTGACAGGCAAAACAAAAATTGTCTTTGTCGCCAACCCCAACAACCCGACCGGAACCTATATTCCAAAATCGGAAATGAACCGCCTGCGCCAGGGCTTGCGTGATGATATCTTGCTTGTGATTGATGCGGCTTACGCAGAGTTTATGACCGAAGACGATTACGAAGCCGGCATTGAACTGGCTGAACGTACGCAAAATACGGTCATGACGCGCACCTTCTCCAAAATGTATGGGCTGGGCGGCGTCCGTTTGGGCTGGTCTTACAGTTCTGATGAAATTGCCGATGTGCTCAACCGTGCGCGCAATCCCTTTAATGTTAGTGCGACAGCACTGGCCGCAGGGGAAGCAGCCCTTGATGATGAATTGTTTGTCGCTAAAACACGCAAACATAACCTGAAATGGCTGCGTTGGACGGAAGAGGAAGCACACAAGCTGGGGCTGGAATGCACGACCAGTCATGCCAACTTTGCCCTGATCCGCTTTCCACATCAAACAGAACACAGCTCACGCAAAGCTGATGAGTTCATGCGTAGTCAAGGCATTATCGTGCGCGCCATGTCTTCTTATGGTCTGGGGGACTGCCTGCGGGTTTCCATCGGCACAGAAGAAGAAATGACCACTTTCATGGACGCACTTAGAGACTTTATGAGTAAATAAACCATGTCCGCTACCGACATCCTGTTTAAGCGCGTCACCTTTATTGGTATTGGCCTGATCGGGTCATCACTGGCCCGCTCTATTCGTCACACAAAGGTCACAGACCACATTACCGTCTGTGACATCAACAAGGCCCATCGCGACAAAGCGTTAGAGCTGGGCCTGGCTGATGACGTGACAGGGGGTTTCATTGAGGCTGTCAAAGATGCTGATCTGGTCATCATCTGCACACCACCGGGTGTTTGTGGGGATGTCGCAGCCGCTTTTGCACCGGGATTAAAAGAGGGTGCAATTGTATCTGACGTGGGGTCTGTCAAACAGTCCATTATCCATGATGTCAGCCAGCACCTGCCCGATGGAATTCATTTTGTCCCCGCCCATCCCATTGCAGGAACCGAACATTCAGGACCCGAGGCCGGCTTTGCTGAACTTTTTGATAAACGCTGGCTGATCCTGACCCCACCGCAAGGTACAGATGAAGCGGCTATTGAAAAAGTCACCGAAATGTGGCGCCGTGCTGGTTCCATGATCGAAAGAATGGATGCCCAGCATCATGATATGGTGCTGGCGATTACCTCGCACCTGCCTCACCTGATTGCCTATACAATTGTGGGGACTGCAGATGATCTGGGAGATCATTTAAAACAGGAAGTGATTAAATTTTCAGCTTCTGGTTTCAGGGATTTCACACGCATTGCGGCGTCAGATCCGGTGATGTGGCGTGATGTTTTCCTCAACAACAAAGAAGCTGTCCTTGAGATACTACAACGCTTTAGCGAAGATTTGACTGTCCTCCAACGCGCCATTCGCTGGGGGGAAGGCGACACGCTGGAAGAACTCTTTGCCCGCACCCGGAAAATTCGACGAGAAGTTATAGAAGCGAATCAGCGCTAGCCCCAAAGAGGTACGTACTTACACGTAAACCAAAAAAAGTAGTTTTTGCCGGAAAATTCCACTTAAAGTTTTTGTGCGCCGCCGACCTCGCCATCTTGAGGATAGACGCGGCGCAGCATATTTATATTTTTTTACATTTTATACGCAGTTTTTCCCATTGCTGCTAACACCACCTCTTAAAATATCGTAGACTAATCCATATTTTCTAAAGAGTTAGCCCTAACTTAAAGGCTGCTCTGTAAACAAAAAAACGCACATAACAATTAACGATTTATGTACGATAAAATGGGTAAAGTTACAGACATGTAAACCGAGCCTACTGATAGCGGAGAGTTTCGAATGCACATGTTTAAAGGTGTATGCAGATATTTTAGCTTCTTTCTCGCCCTGGGGGTGAGCGTCGTCTTCAGTCATACAAGCTTTGCTGCAAAAGTGACCCCAAGCCAGGTCTATCAGGTCACTGAAGATATCCTTCTTCAGTTAAAACGCATGCATGATTCAAATCTGACCATCCCGGATTTGACCAAACTGCATCTGGACCTTCCCCCCCGATTGCCCCGCCACGTTATTCAGCAAGCCCTGAACGTGCGTTTGAAAATTCAGCTGCTCAAACGTGTCAATGGCATGAAGCTTTCAGAGATCACAGCCCCGCCAGTCAAAGAAGTAACCCCTGGCGATGTTATGAATGTCGCCACGGTTATTCTGGACGAACTCAAAACTTTTGATAAGGCGTACAACCTCACACCTTTTAAAAAGTCAGCCAAATTCGTTGATGGCAAAACACCGACAGATGTTTATAAGAACCTTTTACGTGCCCAGGCCATGATTGTACAGCTTGGCATTCCCGGAACGGTTCCCAATAATGTCTATAACAATGCGGTTTCCGTCTCTGAAGAAATCAAACGTGTGAGTGCTGCTGTCAATAAAACCGTTCTTGTTGATGCGCCTTCGCCATCTGTAGGGAAAAAACCCTCAGATGCCTACACGCTGGCCTATTATGCCTTAAAAGGCATTCAAGCCCTTTCCAAAAAACCGGAATATGCCATCCCAAAAGGGGTTCAGGTCCCCAAGCGGATCAAGTCCGGTATTAAACCAGCCGATGTACAGCAATTGCTTTTATTCTGCCTTGCTGAACTTTCTTCCATGAAAGTCAAAGTCGGTGCCACAGAACCATTGGTTTTACCAAAACCAACAGCAGGCCAGACACCCTCAACCGTGTTTGATCAACTTGGTCTGGTAAACCGTCAAATCCAGTCGATGCAATGGTAAGGGGGGCTGACATGACAACAACAACAGAAAATACACAAGCCAAGAAAAAGGGCCTCGGTTTTAAAATCACCATGCTGGGGATTGTGCCTGTCTTACTGATGGCAACCTTGAATTTGGGTGTAAGCTACAAAAACGGTCTCTTGTTTCATGACACGATGACAACACTGGAAGAAAAGGCGAAAAATGCCGACAAGCTGGGAAATGCCAGCGCGGCAGTCAACAAAAGTCTGGTTAAAGTGCGTGATGACTTTGCCGCATTGGGCAATTTCCATCAAAAAAGCATTTTGCAAAGAAACCAGATGGCGGTTCATAAAACCCGTGAATTACGTGGCAATATGACCAACGTATTCACAGTGTTGCAACAAGATGTCGCCAACCTTGCAAAAACCTTGAACAGTGCCTCCATGCTTGAAACAAAGGGCAAGGCATCCGTACAGGAAACAAAACGCCTGCACTATTTGATCCGAACAGCAAATAACCTGCCACGCCTTTATGAACTTTATGTGGAAGCAAATGAGCGCAGCCTGAAGTTCCTCGGCAATCGCCGTGCTGACAGTGCGGCCAACAACTTTATTTATGAAGAAGCATCACGTCAGGCGGTTCTGCAAAAAACATTGGATCACAGCGCGGCGATTTTGGCCGAACTTCTACACGAAGTCCAAGCCAACGCAATGAAAAAGCGTACAGAATTTGAAGCAGATGTCCTGAACCAACTGGATTCGACCAAATACATCACCATTATTATCGTTGCTGTGGTCTGTGTTGTTCTTGTGATCTTCACCATCGGATTTGCATCTCGTAAAATTTCCAATCCTCTCACCAACATGGTTGATGCCATGGGCCGTTTGAGCCAAGGCGACCTTGAGGTTCAAATCCCGGAAGGCCAGCAAGATGAAATTGGTGATATGGCTGATGCACTGGACGTCTTTAAACAAAACCTGATCGACACAAAACGTATGTCTGAAGACCGGGAAAAAGAGCGTGTTCGCGTTGCTGCAGAACAAAAGGCACAACGCAATGAGCTGGCAGATGATTTTGAAAGTCAGGTTGGTGAAGTGGTCAATTCTGTTGCCTCTTCTTCATCGCAGCTACAGTCTACTGCAAAGGATATGAGCGAAATTGCCTCCCGCAATCAGGAACGTGCCGGTAATGCAACCCAGGCGGCCACCAATGCCACAACCAATGTGCATACCGTGGCATCAGCTGCAGAAGAGCTAAGCAATTCCATTAACGAGATTGCCCGCCAAGTTGCAGAATCATCAACCATGGCCTCTCAGGCAGCAAATCAGGCAACCCATACCAATGAAACCATGCGGGAACTGGCTGATGCCGCTGCCAAAATCGGCGAGGTTATCAATCTGATCACAGATATTGCAGAACAGACCAACCTGCTGGCCTTGAACGCAACGATTGAAGCCGCACGGGCTGGTGAAGCCGGTAAAGGCTTTGCTGTTGTGGCCTCGGAAGTGAAAAACCTGGCAAACCAGACTGCCAAGGCCACAGATGAAATCGCCCATCAGATCACGACTATCCAGGGGACAACGGAAAATGCCGTTGATGCCATTGATGAAGTCTCCAAGATGATTGACAATATGAACGAAGTGTCGTCTGCCATTGCTGCGGCTGTCGAAGAACAAGGGGCTGCAACACAGGAAATTGCATCCAACGTTGAACAGGCCGCACACAGTACGCAGGATGCCTCAAACGATATGGACCAAGTGGCCCAAAGTGCAAAACGTAACGGCAAGGCTGCTTCTGATGTTCTGGGTGCTGCCGAAGCACTATCATCACAATCCGATGCCCTTCGCACACAAGTTAATGACTTCCTCAGCCAAATCCGGGCTGGTTAAAACTCAACATTACAAAGAAAAAAGAGGGAAGACACCGTTTCAGTGTCTTCCCTCTTTTTTTATTGCTGTTTTTTATATTCCATCAATTCCCGTATCGGGATTAGCTGTTGATTATTAGACAGCTTAAACCCTGACCATTTCAACTGAGCCAGTCGTTTGCGTTCTGCCAGAACCCTCTCATCGCTTTTGCCTGATACTTTCACCCCATAAGAGAGCAGAAATTCTTCGACCTTATCTTTATAAACCTGCTTGATCGTTTTGCGGCGAATAATGGCATCTGAGGGTATCATCGGTGATTCCCAGATCACCTTTACCAAGGCAGCCTCATGAGGGAAACGTTCCTGAAAACGTTGAAAGGCTATACTGCTGATCGTTGCAACATCAACATCACCAAATACAACAGATTTAAAACTCTGCTCGTGATTTGCAGAATGCTGAATACTTAAAAAACGATCAAGCTTTTTACCTGTTTGAGCCTGAATATAATATGCAGGAACCAAAGTACCGGATGTGGACTTCTTGTTCCCAAAGGCAATTTTCAACTGTCGCGCAAAACCCATGACTTGTCGCAGGGAAGACAGCGGCTTGTCTTTCAAGGTAATTAAAACACTCTTATAGCCCGGTTCCCCCTGTTGATTGAGAACCTGCAAGAAGATTTCACTTTCTGTTTCATCCACCGCTTCAATCGCCAGCTTATTCCCCGTCCAGGCAAAATCAACAGCCTCATTTTCCAAAAACCAGATAACACTTTTATAGTCATGCATTGTCACCGGAACAACACGCACCCCTAAATACTCAGATAAATCCGTTAAAACCGGGCTCCATATTTCAACCAGCGTTTTTTCATTGGCTGAACCTTGCAAACCGAACCTCAACACATCAGTTGCCTTGACAGGAAATGAAAAACCTATAAGTGTAAAAATACATATAATAAAAAGGGCTGGCATAATCAGGGAAGCTCAAACAATATTTGGAGTTTCCTGAATTTGCGGGATCGTACCTTCAATCACAAGTGCAAAAATGCGCCATATTGTTTCAGAAATGTAAACAGGTTAACTTACGAATGATACGGTCGACGAAAAGCCGATACATTACGATAAAAGCGCTCCCCCAAAAGGAAAATAAGGACAGCCATATAGAGTAAAGGCTCGCGCACATCGGCCTTAACCAATAAAAAGAAATGCACAACCCCAAAGACAGCAATGACATAGACCAGCTGATGTAGTTTCTTCCACCGTGCAGGCCCGATTTTACGCACCATTGCCTTTGGTGACGTTACAGCTAACGGGATTAAAAAGATAAAGGCTGCCATTCCAATCGTAATATAGGGGCGTTTCACAATATCCTTCCAGATTGTTGCCCAGTCAAAAAAATGATCAACCCCGATATACACAGACAGGTGTAAAAAACCGTAGAAAAATGCAAACAGCCCAATCATCCGGCGATAGCGCATAACCCCGTTCCATCCGGTTAAACGTCGCGTGGTACTCACAGCCAGCCCCAATAACAAAAAGCGCAAGGTCCAGTCCCCAAGGTCACGCAAGACATATTCAATCGGATTTGCCCCAAGCTTGCCTGCAAAAACACCATAAACCAGCCACAGAAATGGGCTGAAGAAAACGAGAAAAACAACGGGCTTTAGTGACAGTTTTTTCAATAGAATTTCCTCAAATCCATCTCTTTATAAAGGCTTGCGACTTCTTCCCCATAGCCATTGAACATCGCAGTGGGTTGGCGGAAGAATTCACCAATGCGGCGTTCTTTTGCCTGTGACCAGCGCGGATGATCCACACCCGGATTCACATTGGCATAAAATCCATATTCGCTAGGGGCCTGTTTCATCCAGGTCGAGGTTGGCTGATCTTCGACAAAACGGATACGCACAATGGATTTAATCGACTTAAAACCATATTTCCACGGCACAACCAAACGCACAGGTGCCCCGTTTTGCGCAGGCAGTTCTTCCCCAAAAATACCTGTGGCTAAAATGGTCAACGGGTGCATCGCCTCATCCAGGCGCAACCCTTCGATATAGGGCCAAGGGATAATGGGGTATTTCTGGCCGGGAAATTGTTTTTCATCCACAAGGGTGGTGAATTCCACATATTTTGCTTTGGATGTCGGTTCAAACTTTTTCAGGATTGCAGCCAATTCCACGCCAACCCAGGGAATCACCATGGACCAGGCTTCCACACAGCGCATGCGATAAATGCGCTCTTCCTGTTGATACTGACTAAACAGGTCTTCGATCCCCAAAGTTCCCGGCTTATGACAATGTCCGTCAACCTGAATGGTCCAGGGCCGGGGCTTGAAATTGACAGAATTATCCAAAGGGTCGCTCTTGCCTGTGCCAAACTCATAAAAATTATTGTAGCTGGTCACTTCATCATATTTGTTGGTTGGCTCATCCGTGCTGAACGCACTGGGAATAATGCCATCAATCTTTTTAGGCAAAGCTGCCTGCACAGACCAGGGCATCAAGGCCGCACCAGCAATGGCACCGGCCGACATTTGCAGAAAACGGCGTCGATCCATATAAAGCGATTTCGTGGTGATTTCGAAGGACTTCGGGTCACTGGCAATGGTATTTTTAATCAACATGGTGCAAAACTCTTATAAAAGATTACCTATTCTCTAATGTAATATGGTAAAGAATTTTGCGCGCCCCACATTTGATAACTTTTTCGTGAGCTAAAACATTGTCTGTCGAAGACCGTATCGTCGATCTTGAAATCCGCCTGACCCATCAGGACAATACTATTGACGACCTCAACAAAACGATTTTCGAGCAATGGCAGGTGATTGACCAGCTCACCAAGGATGTCCATTCACTGAAAGAACGCCTCAAGGCACTTACTCCCAGTGAGATTGATGACGCCCCCTATATTCCCCCCCATTATTAAAAGGTCGGTTCCATGATTAAATACACATTGCAATGTAATGATGGTCATGTCTTTGAAGACTGGTTTGCCAGCTCTTCCAAATTTGATGAACTCTCAGCTAATCATGAACTGAGCTGCCCACAATGTGGGTCTACTGAAATTACAAAAACCATCATGGCCCCCAATGTGGCCTCTGCCCCAGCAGCTGCACCTGCCCCAAGCTGCGCTGCAGCTGGCGGATGCAGCAACATGGGTTGCCCGGCCATGCAAGGCTAAACACAAAATGCGCATCTGGATTATTCTGGCTGGGCTTATGGGGGCTCAAGCCGTTATTGCCGGAGCAGTTTCCGCCCATGCTGATTTAACGGAGTATGGCCGCGAGCTGATCGACAAGGCTGTCCAGTATGAAATCTGGCATGCGCTTGTCTTGCTATTTGTTTCGATCCTTTGTCATGAAAAATCCCGTCTACTTTTGGCTGCGGGATGTTTTTTTACGATCGGCATCGTTCTTTTCTGCGGCACGCTTTATCTCAAAGGCTTCTGGGAAATGAGCCTGTTTCCCCTATCCGCCCCCATTGGAGGAAGCTGTTTCATCCTTGGTTGGCTTAGCCTAGTAGCCTACGGTCTTAAGCGTTCCCGATCAGCTGACCTTTAGTCAAAGGCTCAAGTGAAGACAGGTTCACATTAAAGACGTTATGTTCATAACGTACCGTCAAGGCGATCCCGCCAAACTGGGTAGGGCTGACAATCTTGCGGGCCTTACGTGGCAAGGGAATACCTGCCTTTTTGGAATAAAGCACAATCACCGCAATGGTTGTCGCATGATCAAAGACCTTGCGAGAGACTTCATCGTTGGCGATACAGGATACTTTGGCAACAATATTAAACTCGTCACCCCCCATGACCTTAATCCCGCTGACACTGGCATTGTTATCAGCCCCCCCTTGCGAACGGGCATGATAAAAAGCCAACGCTTTTCTCAATTCAATTTCGCTAAACTCAATCCGCCGAACTTCAACAGGCATTTTCAATCACCATTTTCCATTATTTGGTTTATATAGTGATCTAAAAAAACACCTCTAACATCCCCAATATAGGTGAGAATACGTAGTTGAGGTGTTCCAACTTCGGCCTCAGGCCATTTTAATCAACATTGTCAGGCTCTTACCCTCAGCTTTCAAAACCTTTTTACCATTTTTGGGCACCATGATCTTTTTTTGCTGACAAAAGATCAACAAGGCTGCGATCATATCTTTTGTTCGCAGTTTCAACGGTTGAGCCAACACATTATCAAAGATAAGTATCAAATAGCCCCCCGGCTCTTCCGTCACCCCTTTAAGGGGGGCTTTGGGGATATCCAGCTGTGCCTTTTCCCCTAAAACCCCAAGTGCTGCCGAAATTTCTTCGCCATTAAACACAATTTTTCTTAGCTCGTTTGCCATTTTTCCTGTCAGAGCCCAGCCTTAATGTGCTTCCTGCCAGTTTTGTCCCGTTCCGATATCAACAACCAGTGGCACGCTTAAATCTGCGGCTCCCTCCATTACCGTTTTCAGAACCTCTTTTGTTTTTTGTTCTTCTTGAGGAAGAACTTCAAGCACGAGTTCATCATGTACCTGTAGCAAAAGCTTAGAAGAAAGCCCTGCTGAGTTCAAGGCATCGGGTAATCGGATCATAGCTTTCTTGATGATATCAGCCGCTCCGCCCTGAATGGGGGCATTGATGGCAGCGCGTTCACCCATGGCACGCAAGGCCCCATTTTTATCATTAATCCCCGGAATAAAACATTTACGCCCCATAAAGGTGGTGACATAGCCATTTTCCCGAGCTTCTTCCTTCGCAGATTCCATAAATTTGCGAATGCCCGGATATTGCTCGAAATACGCATTGATGTATTCCTT
This sequence is a window from Terasakiella sp. SH-1. Protein-coding genes within it:
- the metW gene encoding methionine biosynthesis protein MetW, translated to MNSAKAIRVDLQVIADLIEPGSRVLDVGCADGQLLDYLVTEKDVRGRGLEISQEGVNRCVERGLSVVQGDAEEDLGYYPDDAFHFVILSQTLQATHHPDQIVKDLLRLGKRAIVSFPNFGHWRVRSYLFFNGRMPVNETLPYQWYNSPNMHFCTIKDFIVMCDEMGVTIERSIALDADGQAHRIRTNLFFANLLGEQAVFLLRKD
- a CDS encoding homoserine O-acetyltransferase, producing MSNKTPINANPYGDDFPTQRAILGTDEPLRLDCGVDLSDFPMAYQTYGTLNDDKSNAILVAHALTGDQFVADINPVTGKPGWWTTMVGPGKPIDTDKYFIICSNVLGGCMGTIGPAAINPETGAPWGVDFPVITIGDIVRAQVLLLDHLGIENLFSVIGGSMGGMQALEWAAAYPERVFSCVPIATAATHSAQNIAFYEVGRQAIMADPQWCGGRYLQEGQKPRAGLSVARMAAHITYMSETALTQKFGRRLQDRDAVTFGFEADFQIESYLRHQGTSFVERFDANSYLYVTRAMDYFDLATTHGKGKLAEVFKETEIRFCVVSFSSDWHYLPEDSRVIVRGLTGAGANVSYVDVVSDKGHDAFLLDEPDFERVLNGFLEGAARRRGLSS
- the pheA gene encoding chorismate mutase: MSENKLAQLRQEIDRIDDAVHDLLMERAQVVEEVRAAKGAEGIKLRPGREAEVLRRLISRHEGPFPKGALVRIWREVMSAYLKMQGHLAMAVYMPEAGAAYWDLARDQYGSQTPMTSHASVRGVIGAVQSGDAAIGVLPIASIDDSDPWWRHIYSNAQNTPQIVSRLPVASTEKVRGTYQEALIIGLPTDDHTDHERYYTAIEFDQEVSPRIILSHFHETDLNVTIQGQWMDTDMRDQWLVLVEADQVLDMDQEIVKSFIDKIDANVRGMKKLGGYAVPFSADELA
- the hisC gene encoding histidinol-phosphate transaminase, coding for MATLTPRPGLMDITPYKGGESALKGVSRVIKLSSNEGPFGTAPSAVEAIKKTADQQHRYPDGGATTLRAKLAQKYNINADNIVCGAGSDEILGLLCRAYAGPGDEVLYSDHGFLMYPIAAKAAGATPVTAMETNLTTDVDAMLAAVTGKTKIVFVANPNNPTGTYIPKSEMNRLRQGLRDDILLVIDAAYAEFMTEDDYEAGIELAERTQNTVMTRTFSKMYGLGGVRLGWSYSSDEIADVLNRARNPFNVSATALAAGEAALDDELFVAKTRKHNLKWLRWTEEEAHKLGLECTTSHANFALIRFPHQTEHSSRKADEFMRSQGIIVRAMSSYGLGDCLRVSIGTEEEMTTFMDALRDFMSK
- a CDS encoding prephenate/arogenate dehydrogenase family protein, producing the protein MSATDILFKRVTFIGIGLIGSSLARSIRHTKVTDHITVCDINKAHRDKALELGLADDVTGGFIEAVKDADLVIICTPPGVCGDVAAAFAPGLKEGAIVSDVGSVKQSIIHDVSQHLPDGIHFVPAHPIAGTEHSGPEAGFAELFDKRWLILTPPQGTDEAAIEKVTEMWRRAGSMIERMDAQHHDMVLAITSHLPHLIAYTIVGTADDLGDHLKQEVIKFSASGFRDFTRIAASDPVMWRDVFLNNKEAVLEILQRFSEDLTVLQRAIRWGEGDTLEELFARTRKIRREVIEANQR
- a CDS encoding HAMP domain-containing methyl-accepting chemotaxis protein translates to MTTTTENTQAKKKGLGFKITMLGIVPVLLMATLNLGVSYKNGLLFHDTMTTLEEKAKNADKLGNASAAVNKSLVKVRDDFAALGNFHQKSILQRNQMAVHKTRELRGNMTNVFTVLQQDVANLAKTLNSASMLETKGKASVQETKRLHYLIRTANNLPRLYELYVEANERSLKFLGNRRADSAANNFIYEEASRQAVLQKTLDHSAAILAELLHEVQANAMKKRTEFEADVLNQLDSTKYITIIIVAVVCVVLVIFTIGFASRKISNPLTNMVDAMGRLSQGDLEVQIPEGQQDEIGDMADALDVFKQNLIDTKRMSEDREKERVRVAAEQKAQRNELADDFESQVGEVVNSVASSSSQLQSTAKDMSEIASRNQERAGNATQAATNATTNVHTVASAAEELSNSINEIARQVAESSTMASQAANQATHTNETMRELADAAAKIGEVINLITDIAEQTNLLALNATIEAARAGEAGKGFAVVASEVKNLANQTAKATDEIAHQITTIQGTTENAVDAIDEVSKMIDNMNEVSSAIAAAVEEQGAATQEIASNVEQAAHSTQDASNDMDQVAQSAKRNGKAASDVLGAAEALSSQSDALRTQVNDFLSQIRAG
- the phnD gene encoding phosphate/phosphite/phosphonate ABC transporter substrate-binding protein, with the translated sequence MLRFGLQGSANEKTLVEIWSPVLTDLSEYLGVRVVPVTMHDYKSVIWFLENEAVDFAWTGNKLAIEAVDETESEIFLQVLNQQGEPGYKSVLITLKDKPLSSLRQVMGFARQLKIAFGNKKSTSGTLVPAYYIQAQTGKKLDRFLSIQHSANHEQSFKSVVFGDVDVATISSIAFQRFQERFPHEAALVKVIWESPMIPSDAIIRRKTIKQVYKDKVEEFLLSYGVKVSGKSDERVLAERKRLAQLKWSGFKLSNNQQLIPIRELMEYKKQQ
- a CDS encoding protein-methionine-sulfoxide reductase heme-binding subunit MsrQ, with protein sequence MKKLSLKPVVFLVFFSPFLWLVYGVFAGKLGANPIEYVLRDLGDWTLRFLLLGLAVSTTRRLTGWNGVMRYRRMIGLFAFFYGFLHLSVYIGVDHFFDWATIWKDIVKRPYITIGMAAFIFLIPLAVTSPKAMVRKIGPARWKKLHQLVYVIAVFGVVHFFLLVKADVREPLLYMAVLIFLLGERFYRNVSAFRRPYHS